One window of the Bos indicus isolate NIAB-ARS_2022 breed Sahiwal x Tharparkar chromosome 15, NIAB-ARS_B.indTharparkar_mat_pri_1.0, whole genome shotgun sequence genome contains the following:
- the LOC139187155 gene encoding olfactory receptor 2AG2-like, translating to MEHWNFTLGSGFILMGILNDSLSPELLCAAITVLYMLALATNCLLLLAITMDARLHVPMYLLLGQLSLMDLFFTSVVTPKAFMDFLLSENTISFVGCALQMFLALTLGGAEDLLLAFMAYDRYVAICHPLNYMVLMRPRVCWLMVATSWVLASLSALGHTLYTMHFPFCMSQEISHLLCEIPPLLKLVCADTSRYELMVYVTVVTFVLLPLSAIVSSYTLILLTVLHMPSKEGRWKALVTCSSHLTVVGMFYGPATFMYVLPSSLHSPKQDNIISVFYTMVTPALNPLIYSLRNKEVMGALRRVLGKYIL from the coding sequence ATGGAGCACTGGAACTTCACCCTGGGAAGTGGCTTCATATTGATGGGGATTCTGAATGACAGTTTGTCTCCTGAGCTGCTCTGTGCTGCAATCACAGTCCTGTACATGCTGGCCCTCGCCACCAATTGCCTTCTGCTCCTGGCCATCACAATGGATGCCCGGCTCCATGTGCCCATGTACCTCCTGCTCGGGCAGCTCTCTCTCATGGACCTCTTCTTCACGTCTGTTGTCACTCCCAAGGCCTTCATGGATTTTCTTCTCAGTGAAAACACCATCTCCTTTGTGGGCTGTGCCCTTCAGATGTTTCTGGCACTGACCCTGGGTGGTGCAGAGGACCTCCTACTGGCCTTCATGGCCTATGACAGGTATGTGGCCATTTGTCATCCTCTGAACTACATGGTCCTCATGAGGCCGAGGGTCTGCTGGCTCATGGTGGCCACATCGTGGGTCCTGGCTTCCCTGAGTGCTCTAGGACATACCTTGTACACCATGCACTTCCCTTTCTGCATGTCCCAGGAGATCAGCCACCTGCTCTGTGAGATCCCACCTCTATTGAAGTTGGTCTGTGCAGATACTTCCAGATATGAACTCATGGTATATGTGACAGTTGTGACTTTCGTCTTGCTCCCCCTTTCTGCTATTGTTTCCTCCTATACACTAATCTTACTTACTGTGCTCCACATGCCCTCAAAGGAAGGGAGGTGGAAAGCACTGGTCACCTGTTCTTCCCACTTGACTGTGGTCGGGATGTTCTATGGACCTGCCACATTCATGTATGTTCTGCCCAGTTCCCTCCACAGCCCCAAGCAAGACAACATCATCTCTGTCTTCTACACGATGGTCACCCCAGCCCTGAACCCCctcatctacagcctgaggaataAAGAGGTTATGGGGGCTTTGAGGAGG